The Coffea arabica cultivar ET-39 chromosome 8e, Coffea Arabica ET-39 HiFi, whole genome shotgun sequence genome window below encodes:
- the LOC113704967 gene encoding uncharacterized protein produces MDNSWNTWGSSSNNVDDDDDDWELIQWATVILFNPVSERLAGYILPLPCRNSMLSGRAYVQEVIDGHPARVLENCRITVDSFMRLCDILVSGGYVPQNPQKRVLIEEALCMTLVMLSHNHRMRCLAERFQHSSETICRNIHEVLRGLSYQIYKNAVGALDGTHIPAHPPPGQQAAYTNRHGQSTQNVLAICDFDMRFSYIYAGWEGSAHDARVLDGALTGPTHFSMPPPGKYYLVDSAYRNIPGFLAPYRGTPRQNAQGRRGSSSPKQLFNTRHSSLRNVIERCFGVLKRRFTILRGPVPNFYMSTQINVVIACCTLHNFIRDELPDDDIFNDHDQEMDIEGEGGVPPMPEIQPLSASQQEVNEWHEMRDEMANGMWNAYRSARRRNYLTVQLAHTTELNSFFLSARARTGGDIPGCSAFGYGGVGVLRMFAAGGG; encoded by the exons ATGGATAATAGTTGGAATACTTGGGGATCGTCTTCGAATAATGTTGATGATGATGACGATGACTGGGAACTAATCCAATGGGCAACGGTTATTCTATTCAACCCTGTGTCTGAACGTCTAGCAGGATATATATTGCCTCTACCATGCAGAAACAGCATGCTAAGTGGCCGTGCGTATGTGCAAGAAGTGATTGATGGCCATCCTGCAAGAGTACTTGAGAACTGTAGAATAACGGTGGATTCTTTCATGCGCTTATGTGACATTCTTGTGAGTGGGGGATATGTACCACAAAATCCCCAGAAAAGAGTGCTCATAGAGGAAGCACTGTGCATGACATTAGTCATGTTGAGTCACAATCATCGAATGCGCTGCCTCGCTGAACGATTCCAACATTCTTCGGAAACCATCTGCAGGAACATTCATGAGGTGTTGCGGGGCCTTT CATATCAAATCTACAAGAATGCTGTAGGTGCATTAGATGGTACACATATTCCAGCACATCCGCCACCTGGACAACAAGCGGCATATACGAATAGGCATGGCCAATCAACTCAAAATGTACTAGCCATTTGCGATTTTGATATGCGATTTTCATATATTTATGCTGGTTGGGAAGGAAGCGCCCATGATGCACGCGTCTTGGACGGAGCACTAACAGGACCTACACATTTTTCGATGCCCCCTCCAG GAAAATACTACCTTGTGGACTCGGCATACAGAAATATTCCTGGATTTCTTGCACCTTATCGTGGAACACCTCGACAAAATGCTCAAGGGCGACGTGGCTCTTCCTCCCCTAAGCAACTTTTCAATACTCGTCACTCATCACTTAGAAATGTAATTGAGAGATGCTTTGGGGTGCTTAAAAGGAGATTCACTATCCTACGTGGTCCTGTACCTAATTTTTATATGAGTACACAAATAAATGTGGTGATAGCTTGCTGTACTCTACACAATTTCATACGAGATGAATTGCCAGATGATGACATATTCAATGATCATGATCAGGAGATGGATATCGAAGGAGAAGGTGGGGTCCCACCTATGCCAGAAATTCAACCCTTAAGTGCCTCACAACAAGAGGTCAATGAATGGCATGAAATGAGAGATGAAATGGCAAATGGAATGTGGAATGCGTATCGGAGTGCGAGACGAAG aaattacctcacagTGCAACTTGCTCACACGACAGAGCTGAAttctttcttcctctcggcTCGCGCAAGGACTGGTGGCGATATTCCTGGTTGCAGTGCTTTCGGCTATGGTGGTGTTGGAGTTTTGAGGATGTTTGCAGCTGGTGGAGGTTGA